One Xiphophorus hellerii strain 12219 chromosome 24, Xiphophorus_hellerii-4.1, whole genome shotgun sequence DNA window includes the following coding sequences:
- the LOC116715629 gene encoding adenylate cyclase type 8-like, protein MVSAPYLSPTIHITMTENHTTLINGDCESARQPSDITFSANISPAQGLRRKRLLWQTAVRNIIDQHNLYSLRLAGGLERGRHRITVTDAYIADINRQIRNKTSRGNFWQKRRSSAARVHPAAPRISVQTQVAQRLLTDADFFVSHGSTIRGVFIPTMQLTFKSADLELTYQQFSSAQRRTSLVVTNLIDIFIRLFISLVMWPTGWGAMACDWLTGLSLVLWAGVCGLAVANQEVMTSPQWLRSLSVLTWVSQTVQVLVGVFSWAETDHSWYVFFTLFSTYTLLPLPLPWAIAAGTITSTLHLLVDVCWHYSDQILIRRVFSKGLLYLAMNTAGIFMNYLSDRTQRQSFLETRRCIEGRVRLERENQRQERLVMSILPRFLVLEMIADMSAVDEYLLPQQFHKIYIHHYKDVSILFADIIGFTSLSLILSAQELVKTLNELFGRFDRLAEEHQCLRIKILGDCYYCVSGVPEPQRAHARCCVEMGLSMISTIRYVRRELQQELDMRIGVHSGSVLCGVLGLQKWQFDIWSWDVDIANCLEAAGVPGQVHISQATLDCLGGIYETEQGHGQDRSEFLRKHNVDTYLIRPATREEAQPPKARRPSYDELTTWSAELPFGDILGMNFILATFTNGSLTQLPNHIAAQRSGSREVNKRIRQAMEVRSSERMRKEHITTFTQVFKDSQMEGKYSQMRDELFKSNMVCSFILLILLMAVQVLIPAPRWSPMVAQFTISGFVYILLLLLTLGEEFKRCPSPLQSLCCWVHETKYARTVLMLTAITVNSVIASVNILWCDWSESGVTEAFVTPPPSRWSDMNICTHPEFMVLSAVVAMVTCAVFLRLSCMLQLAFLLLTAGFYTYIIETQSSQQLCQGGVCLVLMTMFVVAVLYNSRQLEAMARLDFLWRLQAGKEVEDMKEQREHNECLLLNILPSHVAQHFLERDTNDEELYAQSYQRVGVLFASLPGFSDFYEQKELVHQHVECLRLLNHIISDFDELLDECYFQEVEKIKTIGSSYMAASGLSPDRQDSDDGWRHLSELVLFALAMQETLRQINTQTGNQFQLRVGVAHGPVIAGVIGATKPQYDIWGATVNMASRMESTGVSGRIQVPEATSCILVEQGFLRQLRGDIHVKGVSERHGKVRTFFVSNRDERSSFVERGGGRGFSMNRNTLGAVVYSLVQARKRERLREENGGFHLVQAS, encoded by the exons ATGGTTTCTGCTCCGTACCTCAGTCCTACCATCCACATAACCATGACTGAAAACCACACCACTCTGATAAATGGCGACTGTGAGTCAGCCAGACAGCCCAGTGACATCACCTTCAGTGCGAACATCAGCCCCGCCCAAGGTCTACGAAGGAAACGTCTGCTGTGGCAGACCGCCGTCAGGAACATCATCGACCAGCACAACCTGTACTCTCTGAGGCTCGCTGGTGGCTTGGAGAGAGGCAGACACCGCATCACCGTCACAGACGCCTACATTGCTGACATCAACAG GCAGATACGCAACAAGACGTCTCGTGGTAATTTTTGGCAGAAGCGTCGTTCGTCTGCAGCTCGAGTTCATCCAGCAGCTCCAAGGATTTCTGTACAAACACAAGTCGCACAACGTTTGCTTACCGATGCCGACTTCTTTGTGTCACACGGATCGACGATCCGAGGCGTCTTCATTCCTACCATGCAGCTGACATTCAA GTCTGCTGACCTGGAGTTGACCTACCAGCAGTTCTCCTCAGCTCAGCGAAGAACCTCTCTGGTTGTCACCAACCTCATTGACATCTTCATCCGACTGTTCATCTCTCTGGTGATGTGGCCAACAGGCTGGGGGGCGATGGCTTGTGACTGGCTGACCGGCCTGTCGCTCGTTCTGTGGGCGGGGGTCTGTGGCCTGGCAGTGGCAAACCAGGAGGTGATGACTTCACCACAGTGGCTCAG GTCCCTGTCGGTGCTCACCTGGGTGTCTCAGACCGTCCAGGTGTTGGTCGGTGTTTTCAGCTGGGCTGAAACCGATCACTCCTGGTATGTCTTCTTCACTCTGTTCTCCACCTACACCCTGTTGCCGCTGCCCCTCCCATGGGCGATTGCTGCAGGGACAATCACATCCACCCTGCACCTCCTAGTGGATGTCTGTTGGCACTACAGTGACCAAATTCTGATCAGAAGG GTGTTCTCAAAAGGCTTGTTGTACCTGGCGATGAACACCGCCGGTATCTTTATGAACTACCTGTCTGACCGGACTCAGCGGCAGAGTTTTCTGGAGACACGGAGATGTATAGAAGGACGAGTCCGACTGGAGAGGGAGAACCAAAGACAG GAGCGTCTGGTAATGTCCATCCTACCACGCTTCCTGGTTCTGGAGATGATTGCCGACATGTCTGCAGTGGACGAATATCTGCTGCCTCAACAGTTCCACAAAATCTACATCCATCACTACAAGGACGTCAG CATCCTGTTTGCAGACATCATCGGCTTCACGTCTCTCTCTTTGATTCTTTCGGCTCAGGAACTCGTTAAAACTCTTAACGAGCTTTTTGGACGCTTCGACAGGCTGGCTGAG GAGCACCAGTGTTTGCGGATAAAGATCCTCGGCGACTGTTACTACTGTGTGTCTGGAGTCCCAGAGCCCCAGCGCGCCCACGCCCGCTGCTGTGTGGAGATGGGCCTCAGCATGATCAGCACCATACG GTATGTCCGTcgggagctgcagcaggaactGGACATGCGAATTGGCGTCCACTCGGGTTCTGTCCTCTGTGGGGTGTTGGGTCTTCAGAAGTGGCAGTTTGACATCTGGAGCTGGGATGTTGACATTGCCAACTGTCTGGAAGCTGCAGGAGTTCCAGG GCAGGTTCACATTTCACAGGCCACTCTGGACTGTCTGGGTGGGATCTATGAGACAGAACAGGGCCACGGCCAGGACCGGAGCGAGTTTCTACGGAAACACAACGTTGACACTTACCTTATCCGCCCGGCAACACGGGAGGAGGCCCAGCCCCCTAAAGCAAGGCGTCCAAGTTATGATGAACTGACAACTTGGAGTGCTGAGTTGCCATTTGGAGACATCCTGGGAATGAATTTC ATCCTGGCCACTTTCACCAATGGCTCTCTCACCCAGCTGCCCAATCACATCGCAGCTCAGCGTTCCGGTTCACGGGAAGTGAACAAGAGGATCCGTCAGGCAATGGAAGTGCGAAGCAGCGAGCGAATGAGGAAAGAGCACATCACCACTTTCACTCAGGTGTTCAAGGACTCCCAAATGGAGGGAAAG TATTCTCAGATGAGAGATGAACTCTTCAAGTCTAACATGGTTTGTTCCTTCATCCTACTCATACTGCTGATGGCCGTCCAGGTGCTAATTCCTGCACCAAG GTGGAGTCCGATGGTGGCCCAGTTCACCATCAGTGGCTTTGTCTACATCCTGCTCCTGTTGTTGACTCTGGGGGAGGAGTTTAAACGTTGCCCCTCCCCCCTACAGTCACTCTGCTGCTGGGTTCATGAAACCAAGTACGCACGAACTGTCCTCATGCTAACCGCCATCACCGTCAACTCTGTGATCGCCTCTGTGAACATC ctctggtgtgattggtcagaatcCGGCGTTACTGAAGCGTTTGTGACTCCACCTCCCTCCAGATGGTCAGACATGAACATCTGTACTCATCCAGAG TTCATGGTGCTGAGCGCGGTGGTCGCCATGGTTACCTGTGCGGTGTTCCTCAGGCTGAGCTGCATGCTGCAGCTGgccttcctgctgctgaccgCCGGGTTCTACACCTACATCATCGAGACTCAGAG CTCCCAGCAGCTCTGCCAGGGGGGAGTTTGCCTGGTTCTCATGACGATGTTCGTGGTCGCAGTCCTCTACAACAGCAGACAG CTGGAGGCCATGGCGCGGCTGGACTTCCTGTGGCGCCTGCAGGCcgggaaggaggtggaggacatGAAGGAGCAGCGTGAGCACAATGAGTGTCTGCTGCTCAACATCCTGCCGTCTCACGTGGCTCAGCACTTCCTGGAGAGAGACACCAACGACGAG GAGCTGTACGCCCAGTCGTACCAGCGGGTCGGGGTTCTGTTCGCCTCGCTGCCCGGGTTCTCTGACTTCTACGAGCAGAAGGAACTGGTCCATCAGCACGTCGAGTGTCTGCGGCTCCTCAACCACATCATCAGCGACTTTGACGAG ctgctggatgagTGTTACTTCCAGGAGGTGGAGAAGATCAAAACCATCGGCAGCTCCTACATGGCCGCCTCGGGCCTCTCACCTGACAGACAG GACAGCGACGACGGCTGGCGTCACCTCAGTGAGCTGGTGCTGTTCGCTCTGGCCATGCAGGAAACACTGCGGCAGATCAACACGCAGACTGGGAACCAGTTCCAGCTCAGAGTCG GTGTCGCCCACGGCCCGGTGATCGCCGGTGTGATCGGCGCCACCAAGCCGCAGTACGACATCTGGGGGGCGACGGTGAACATGGCGAGCCGGATGGAGAGCACCGGGGTCAGCGGGAGGATCCAG gtcCCAGAAGCCACCAGCTGCATTTTGGTGGAGCAGGGCTTCCTACGGCAGCTCAGAGGGGACATTCATGTGAAGGGCGTCAGTGAGCGACATGGAAAG GTTCGGACCTTCTTCGTGAGTAATCGGGACGAGCGGTCCAGCTTCGTGGAGCGCGGCGGTGGGCGGGGCTTCAGCATGAACAGGAACACGCTGGGAGCGGTGGTCTACAGCCTGGTGCAGGCCAGGAAGAGGGAGAGGCTGAGGGAGGAGAACGGAGGCTTCCACCTGGTCCAAGCCtcatga
- the dnajc27 gene encoding dnaJ homolog subfamily C member 27, with protein sequence METTATKRRDNKKSLRVKVISLGNAEVGKSCIIKRYCEKRFVPKYLATIGIDYGVTKVQVRDREIKVNIFDMAGHPFFYEVRNEFYKDSQGVLLVYDVGLRESFDALDSWLGEMKQEMGSQANMDSIVFVVCANKVDLTKRRVVDEGEGRLWAESRGFHYFETSAQSGEGINEMFQAFFSSITDMCENGGKRPVSEVSVGFTKEQADTVRRIRNSKDSWDMLGVKPGATREEVNKAYRKLAVLLHPDKCVAPGSEDAFKAVVNARTSLLKNIK encoded by the exons ATGGAAACAACAGCGACGAAAAGACGAGACAACAAGAAATCCCTGCGGGTTAAAGTCATCAGCCTGGGGAACGCCGAGGTGGGGAAG AGCTGCATCATCAAGCGCTACTGTGAGAAGAGGTTTGTTCCAAAGTACCTGGCAACAATCGGCATCGATTACGGAGTCACAAA AGTTCAGGTCAGAGACAGAGAAATCAAGGTGAACATCTTCGACATGGCCGGACATCCTTTCTTCTACGAG GTCCGTAACGAGTTCTACAAAGACAGCCAGGGAGTGCTGCTGGTGTACGACGTGGGGCTCAGGGAGAGCTTCGACGCCCTGGACAGCTGGCTGGGGGAGATGAAGCAGGAGATGGGCTCTCAGGCCAACATGGACAGCATCGTCTTCGTCGTCTGCGCCAACAAG GTGGACCTGACGAAGCGGCGGGTGGTGGATGAAGGCGAGGGTCGTCTGTGGGCGGAGTCCAGAGGGTTCCACTACTTTGAGACGTCGGCACAGAGCGGCGAGGGCATCAACGAGATGTTCCAG GCGTTCTTCTCCTCCATCACTGACATGTGTGAGAACGGCGGGAAGCGGCCGGTGTCAGAGGTCAGCGTGGGCTTCACCAAGGAGCAGGCCGACACCGTTCGACGCATCCGCAACAGCAAGGACTCCTGGGACATGCTGGGGGTGAAGCCGGGCGCCACGCG GGAGGAAGTGAACAAGGCGTACAGGAAGCTGGCCGTCCTGCTGCACCCGGATAAATGCGTCGCCCCCGGCAGCGAAGACGCCTTCAAGGCGGTGGTGAACGCTCGCACCTCGCTGCTGAAGAACATCAAATAA